One Candidatus Sulfurimonas baltica DNA segment encodes these proteins:
- the rpiB gene encoding ribose 5-phosphate isomerase B has protein sequence MKFYIATDHAGIDLKDYTVELLKEKGHEVVDLGPFSKERVDYPDYAVKVSEAVLADGDAQGILICGSGIGMSMAANRHTGIRAALCHDAYTATVARGHNDANILCFGERIIGRGVCESILDAWIAGGFDGERHVGRVAKIEAINS, from the coding sequence ATGAAATTTTACATAGCTACAGACCATGCTGGAATTGATTTAAAAGACTACACAGTTGAACTGCTCAAAGAAAAAGGGCACGAAGTTGTAGACTTAGGTCCTTTTTCAAAAGAGAGAGTTGACTATCCTGACTATGCAGTTAAAGTATCAGAAGCTGTTCTGGCAGATGGCGATGCACAAGGGATTTTGATATGTGGCTCAGGCATCGGCATGAGCATGGCTGCAAATAGACACACAGGAATACGAGCAGCACTTTGTCATGACGCATACACTGCAACTGTAGCTCGTGGACATAATGATGCAAATATTCTCTGCTTTGGCGAGAGAATTATAGGTCGCGGTGTGTGTGAGTCTATTCTTGATGCTTGGATAGCCGGTGGTTTTGATGGTGAAAGACATGTGGGACGAGTGGCAAAGATAGAAGCAATTAACTCTTAA
- a CDS encoding site-2 protease family protein produces the protein MESIDLLKILAAVLALAVAIIGHEIMHGWVAYMYGDSTAKNAGRLTINPLSHIDLVGTIIVPLSLYFLPMLLGGESGFLFGWAKPVPINTATVIKRAGYNGAMQVDLAGIVYNFTLAVFASIAIVSMSQPSSADSLAYIFAYIFVFQLLIINVVLGIFNLLPIPQFDGAHFIMHLSLKYKLNAIAEFFYKNERYGIIIVLIVLMTPLKNYLLLMPVQTVLNLLIS, from the coding sequence ATGGAATCTATTGATTTACTTAAAATACTAGCAGCCGTATTGGCGCTTGCAGTAGCAATTATAGGACATGAAATAATGCATGGCTGGGTTGCTTACATGTACGGCGATTCAACTGCAAAAAATGCAGGCAGATTAACTATAAATCCTCTCTCTCATATAGATTTGGTTGGAACAATCATAGTTCCGTTAAGTTTGTACTTTTTACCAATGCTTCTAGGTGGAGAAAGTGGCTTTTTATTTGGTTGGGCAAAGCCGGTTCCTATAAATACAGCAACCGTTATTAAAAGAGCTGGATACAACGGAGCTATGCAGGTTGATTTAGCTGGGATTGTATATAATTTCACATTGGCAGTTTTTGCCTCTATAGCGATTGTTTCTATGAGTCAACCAAGTAGTGCTGACAGCTTGGCTTATATATTTGCATATATATTTGTATTTCAACTATTAATTATAAACGTTGTTTTAGGTATTTTCAACCTTCTTCCTATACCTCAATTCGATGGTGCTCACTTTATTATGCACTTATCTCTGAAATACAAACTAAATGCAATTGCGGAATTCTTTTACAAGAACGAGAGGTATGGGATAATTATAGTGCTTATTGTTCTTATGACCCCTTTAAAAAATTATCTGTTGCTTATGCCTGTGCAAACAGTTTTAAACTTACTAATATCATAA
- the lepB gene encoding signal peptidase I: protein MKEILHKTYRFSNSWTGTIIIVLFVIFFIAQAFRIPSGSMKDSLLIGDHLFAKKFAYGISMPHIPFLEMSIMPWSDNLRLIDGDKPKRGDIVIFRPPNNTKQHFVKRCVATPGDELFLHEKNLFIHFSEGDEWIKENFKDFEIVVFAGRLWVKNPYRKQHPGIHNDDKIVDNGKYHAQLFNFAPIKIEEDNYFMMGDNRDHSNDSRFWGAVPYDNIEGTPWFIYFSVDEHWEIRWDRIGKTPTDLESPEHLDKAIAERIKKDKDDHGIY from the coding sequence ATGAAAGAGATTTTACATAAAACTTATAGATTCTCAAACTCATGGACAGGTACTATAATAATAGTTTTATTTGTTATATTTTTTATAGCTCAAGCGTTTAGAATACCTAGTGGCTCAATGAAAGATTCACTTCTTATTGGTGACCATCTTTTTGCTAAAAAATTTGCCTACGGTATTTCTATGCCGCATATACCATTCCTTGAAATGTCAATTATGCCTTGGAGCGATAATCTTCGTCTTATAGACGGAGACAAGCCAAAAAGAGGCGATATAGTGATTTTCAGACCGCCAAACAACACTAAGCAGCATTTCGTAAAAAGATGTGTAGCAACTCCTGGTGATGAACTTTTCTTACATGAGAAAAATTTGTTTATTCATTTCAGTGAAGGTGATGAATGGATAAAAGAGAACTTCAAAGATTTTGAAATAGTTGTTTTTGCAGGAAGACTGTGGGTTAAAAATCCTTACAGAAAACAACATCCAGGTATTCATAATGATGATAAAATAGTTGATAATGGCAAATACCACGCTCAGCTGTTTAACTTTGCCCCTATTAAGATTGAAGAGGACAACTACTTTATGATGGGTGACAATCGTGACCACTCAAATGACAGCCGTTTTTGGGGAGCAGTGCCTTATGATAACATTGAAGGAACTCCTTGGTTTATTTACTTCAGCGTTGATGAGCATTGGGAAATCAGATGGGATAGAATCGGTAAAACTCCTACAGACTTGGAATCACCTGAACACTTAGATAAAGCAATAGCAGAACGAATAAAAAAAGACAAAGATGACCATGGAATCTATTGA
- the folD gene encoding bifunctional methylenetetrahydrofolate dehydrogenase/methenyltetrahydrofolate cyclohydrolase FolD — MQLLDGKALSTKIETIVLNGVKEFKKISGSVPGLAVVLVGHDPASAAYVSMKKKACDRVGFYSVTHEMPEDISQEAIENTITMMNNNPNIDGILIQLPLPPQIDTTKILELVDPSKDVDGFHPYNVGRLTTGLDGFVPCTPLGVMELLAEYKIDVKGKNCVVVGASNIVGKPMAALLLNADATVEICHIFTDNLKKHTLNADILLVGVGVINLIKEDMVKQDAIIIDIGINRADNGKLVGDVDFENVSKKSSYITPVPGGVGPMTIAMLLSNTLKAANANALKRA, encoded by the coding sequence ATGCAACTTCTCGATGGAAAAGCACTTTCAACAAAAATAGAAACTATTGTACTTAATGGCGTAAAAGAATTTAAAAAAATTTCTGGCTCAGTTCCAGGATTAGCCGTGGTACTTGTAGGTCATGACCCCGCAAGTGCTGCTTATGTAAGCATGAAAAAGAAGGCATGTGACAGAGTAGGATTTTATTCTGTTACACATGAAATGCCAGAAGATATTTCACAAGAAGCAATAGAAAACACTATCACCATGATGAATAACAATCCAAATATTGATGGCATATTAATTCAACTGCCACTTCCCCCACAAATAGATACAACAAAAATACTTGAGCTAGTAGACCCAAGCAAGGATGTAGACGGTTTCCACCCTTACAATGTTGGTCGTTTAACAACTGGGCTTGATGGATTTGTTCCATGTACTCCACTTGGGGTTATGGAGCTTTTAGCAGAGTACAAGATTGATGTTAAGGGAAAAAATTGCGTTGTAGTAGGGGCTTCTAATATAGTAGGAAAACCTATGGCTGCCCTGCTTTTAAATGCTGATGCAACTGTTGAAATCTGCCATATATTTACTGATAATTTGAAAAAACATACACTAAATGCTGACATTCTTTTAGTTGGTGTCGGTGTAATCAACCTTATAAAAGAAGATATGGTAAAGCAAGATGCAATTATAATTGACATTGGAATAAACAGAGCTGATAATGGAAAACTTGTTGGTGATGTTGACTTTGAAAATGTTAGTAAAAAATCTTCTTACATAACCCCTGTTCCAGGCGGAGTTGGTCCTATGACAATAGCTATGCTTCTGAGCAATACCCTAAAAGCTGCAAATGCCAATGCACTTAAGAGAGCATAG